One genomic segment of Diceros bicornis minor isolate mBicDic1 chromosome 13, mDicBic1.mat.cur, whole genome shotgun sequence includes these proteins:
- the SLFNL1 gene encoding schlafen-like protein 1 produces the protein MEPPGKQHLQQPPSEEALPEHSGLEAAPSTHILYVGHLNPQFSVPVLACLLRDTLERLELPVAREHIEVVRRPRKAYALVQVATHEDTLASLPRRLQAALAEHQILKELVARGKELVLGKGRGPSTHKEVSEEQEEDGGPSPGPSPGSSFPPARLTDTPPTQALAQRWRSSWGRPSGARSDSAIVHQEILGQERLFQGTFLGSETRNVEFKRGGGEYLSLAFKHHLRRYVCAFLNSEGGSLFVGVEDSGLVQGIRCSHHDEDRVRLLVDSILQGFKPQVFPHAYTLTFIPVVSTSASSTPLKVIRLSVHAPKAQAELQLYETDQGEVFLRRDGSTQGPLSVCAIQEWCRQKWMAELSKLEERVKVLTVEKEQLQQELQRHRPVSCTCCVL, from the exons ATGGAGCCCCCAGGCAAGCAGCACTTGCAGCAACCCCCCTCAGAAGAGGCCCTGCCTGAGCACTCAGGCCTTGAGGCGGCTCCCAGCACACATATTCTCTATGTGGGCCACCTGAACCCCCAGTTCTCAGTGCCCGTGCTTGCCTGCCTGCTGCGAGACACCCTGGAGCGGCTGGAGCTGCCGGTGGCGCGGGAGCACATTGAGGTGGTGAGGCGGCCACGGAAGGCCTATGCACTGGTGCAAGTGGCCACCCATGAGGACACCCTGGCCTCCCTCCCCAGGCGCCTGCAAGCAGCCTTGGCAGAGCACCAGATCCTCAAGGAGCTGGTGGCCCGCGGGAAGGAGCTGGTGTTGGGTAAGGGCCGAGGGCCCTCAACCCACAAAGAGGTAAGTGAGG AGCAGGAGGAGGACGGTGGCCCAagccctggccccagcccagGCTCCAGCTTCCCACCAGCCCGGCTCACTGACACCCCTcccacccaggccctggcccAGCGGTGGCGgagttcctggggccggcccagtggtgcacgCTCTGACAGCGCCATCGTGCACCAGGAGATCCTGGGCCAGGAGCGGCTCTTCCAGGGCACCTTCCTGGGCAGCGAGACGCGCAATGTGGAGTTTAAGCGGGGCGGTGGCGAGTACCTAAGCCTGGCCTTCAAGCACCACCTGCGGCGCTACGTGTGCGCCTTCCTTAACAGCGAGGGCGGCAGCCTGTTCGTGGGCGTGGAGGACAGCGGCCTGGTGCAGGGCATCCGCTGCAGCCACCATGATGAGGACCGCGTGCGCCTGCTGGTGGACTCCATCCTGCAGGGCTTCAAGCCCCAGGTCTTCCCCCACGCCTACACACTCACCTTCATCCCCGTGGTCAGCACCTCTGCCTCCAGCACCCCCCTCAAG GTGATCCGCCTGAGCGTGCACGCCCCCAAGGCCCAGGCCGAGCTGCAGCTTTATGAGACAGACCAGGGGGAGGTCTTCCTGCGGCGGGACGGGAGCACCCAGGGCCCACTGTCCGTCTGTGCCATCCAGGAGTGGTGCAGGCAG AAGTGGATGGCGGAGCTGAGCAAGCTGGAAGAGAGGGTGAAGGTGTTGACGGTGGAGAAGGAGCAGCTCCAGCAGGAGCTGCAGCGGCACAGGCCTGTCTCCTGCACCTGCTGCGTCCTGTGA
- the CTPS1 gene encoding CTP synthase 1, which translates to MKYILVTGGVISGIGKGIIASSVGTILKSCGLHVTSIKIDPYINIDAGTFSPYEHGEVFVLDDGGEVDLDLGNYERFLDIHLTKDNNLTTGKIYQYVINKERKGDYLGKTVQVVPHITDAIQEWVMRQALIPVDEDGLEPQVCVIELGGTVGDIESMPFIEAFRQFQFKVKRENFCNIHVSLVPQPSSTGEQKTKPTQNSVRELRGLGLSPDLVVCRCSNPLDTSVKEKISMFCHVEPEQVICVHDVSSIYRVPLLLEEQGVVDYFLRRLDLPIERQPRKMLMKWKEMADRYDRLLETCSIALVGKYTKFSDSYASVIKALEHSALAINHKLEIKYIDSTDLEPSTLQEEPVRYHEAWQKLCSAHGVLVPGGFGVRGTEGKIQAIAWARKQKKPFLGVCLGMQLAVVEFARNVLGWQDANSTEFDPETSHPVVIDMPEHNPGQMGGTMRLGKRRTLFQTKNSVMRKLYGDPDYLEERHRHRFEVNPVLKKCLEDQGLKFVGQDVGGERMEIVELEDHPFFVGVQYHPEFLSRPIKPSPPYFGLLLASVGRLPHYLQKGCRLSPRDTYSDRSGSSSPDSEITELKFPSINHD; encoded by the exons ATGAAGTACATTCTGGTTACCGGTGGTGTTATATCAGGAATTGGAAAAGGAATCATCGCCAGCAGTGTGGGCACAATACTGAAGTCGTGTGGTTTACATGTAACTTCAATTAAAATTGACCCGTACATTAACATTGATGCGGGAACATTCTCTCCTTATGAGCATG GCGAGGTTTTTGTGCTGGATGATGGTGGGGAAGTAGACCTTGACCTAGGTAACTATGAGCGGTTCCTTGACATCCACCTCACCAAGGACAACAATCTGACCACTGGAAAGATATACCAGTACGTCATTAACAAGGAGCGCAAAGGAGATTACTTGGGGAAGACTGTCCAAG TTGTCCCTCACATCACGGATGCAATCCAGGAGTGGGTAATGAGGCAAGCCTTAATACCTGTGGATGAAGATGGTCTAGAACCTCAAGTCTGTGTCATTGAG CTCGGTGGAACGGTGGGAGATATAGAAAGCATGCCCTTTATTGAAGCCTTCCGTCAGTTCCAATTCAAGGTCAAAAGAGAGAACTTCTGTAATATTCACGTCAGTCTAGTTCCTCAG CCAAGTTCAACAGGGGAACAGAAGACTAAACCCACCCAGAATAGTGTTCGGGAACTCAGAGGCCTCGGTCTTTCCCCAGATCTG GTTGTGTGCAGGTGCTCAAATCCTCTCGACACGTCAGTGAAAGAGAAGATATCAATGTTCTGCCACGTTGAACCTGAACAA GTGATCTGTGTCCACGATGTCTCGTCCATCTACCGAGTCCCCTTGTTACTAGAGGAGCAGGGGGTTGTAGATTATTTCCTTCGAAGACTTGACCTCCCTATTGAGAGGCAGCCACGAAAAATGCTGATGAAGTGGAAAGAGATGGCTGACAG ATATGATCGCTTACTGGAGACCTGCTCTATCGCCCTTGTGGGCAAATACACCAAGTTCTCAGACTCATATGCCTCTGTCATTAAAGCTCTGGAGCATTCTGCACTGGCCATCAACCACAAATTGGAAATCAAG TACATCGATTCTACGGACCTGGAGCCGAGCACCTTACAGGAGGAGCCTGTGCGCTACCACGAAGCCTGGCAGAAGCTCTGCAGCGCTCA TGGAGTGCTGGTTCCAGGGGGATTTGGTGTTCGAGGGACAGAAGGAAAAATCCAAGCAATCGCCTGGGCTCGGAAGCAGAAGAAGCCTTTTTTGG GTGTGTGCCTGGGAATGCAGTTGGCGGTGGTTGAATTTGCAAGAAATGTGCTGGGATGGCAAG ATGCCAATTCTACAGAGTTTGACCCTGAGACCAGTCATCCCGTG GTCATAGACATGCCAGAACACAATCCTGGGCAGATGGGCGGAACCATGAGGCTGGGCAAGAGGAGAACCCTGTTCCAGACCAAGAACTCGGTCATGA GGAAACTCTATGGGGACCCAGATTACTTGGAAGAAAGGCACCGCCACAGATTTGAG GTGAATCCAGTCTTGAAAAAGTGTTTGGAAGATCAAGGCTTGAAGTTTGTTGGCCAAGATGTTggaggagagagaatggaaaTCGTGGAGTTGGAAG ATCATCCCTTTTTTGTTGGAGTTCAGTACCATCCTGAGTTCCTGTCCAGACCTATCAAGCCTTCCCCACCATACTTTGGCCTCCTCCTGGCCTCTGTGGGGAGGCTCCCGCATTACCTCCAGAAAGGCTGCAGGCTCTCGCCCAG GGACACCTACAGTGACAGAAGTGGAAGCAGCTCCCCTGACTCTGAAATCACTGAATTGAAGTTTCCATCAATAAATCATGATTGA